A portion of the Pan troglodytes isolate AG18354 chromosome 10, NHGRI_mPanTro3-v2.0_pri, whole genome shotgun sequence genome contains these proteins:
- the CLEC4E gene encoding C-type lectin domain family 4 member E isoform X1, whose amino-acid sequence MNSSKSSESQCTERGCFSSQMFLWTVAGIPILFLSACFITRCVVTYRIFQTCDEKKFQLPENFTELSCYNYGSALVLCLLRQRLGGLPPTSNPSIYYSMEIRLRIHCLGSVKNCCPLNWEYFQSSCYFFSTDTISWALSLKNCSAMGAHLVVINSQEEQEFLSYKKPKMREFFIGLSDQVVEGQWQWVDGTPLTKSLSFWDVGEPNNIATLEDCATMRDSSNPRQNWNDVTCFLNYFRICEMVGINPLNKGKSL is encoded by the exons AGGATGCTTCTCTTCCCAAATGTTCTTATGGACTGTTGCTGGGATCCCCATCCTATTTCTCAGTGCCTGTTTCATCACCAGATGTGTTG TGACATATCGCATCTTTCAAACCTGTGATGAGAAAAAGTTTCAGCTACCTGAGAATTTCACAGAGCTCTCCTGCTACAATTATGGATCAG CTCTTGTCCTCTGTCTCTTGCGTCAgcgcctgggtggcttgccgcccacatcTAACCCATCTATATACTACAGTATGGAGATTCGATTGAGGATACATTGTTTAG GTTCAGTCAAGAATTGTTGTCCATTGAACTGGGAATATTTTCAATCCAGCTGCTACTTCTTTTCTACTGACACCATTTCCTGGGCGTTAAGTTTAAAGAACTGCTCAGCCATGGGGGCTCACCTGGTGGTTATCAACTCACAGGAGGAGCAG GAATTCCTTTCCTACAAGAAACCTAAAATGAGAGAGTTTTTTATTGGACTGTCAGACCAGGTTGTCGAGGGTCAGTGGCAATGGGTGGACGGCACACCTTTGACAAAGTCTCTGAG CTTCTGGGATGTAGGGGAGCCCAACAACATAGCTACCCTGGAGGACTGTGCCACCATGAGAGACTCTTCAAACCCAAGGCAAAATTGGAATGATGTAACCTGTTTCCTCAATTATTTTCGGATTTGTGAAATGGTAGGAATAAATCCTTTGAACAAAGGAAAATCTCTTTAA
- the CLEC4E gene encoding C-type lectin domain family 4 member E isoform X3 produces MNSSKSSESQCTERGCFSSQMFLWTVAGIPILFLSACFITRCVVTYRIFQTCDEKKFQLPENFTELSCYNYGSGIIVPKEFLSYKKPKMREFFIGLSDQVVEGQWQWVDGTPLTKSLSFWDVGEPNNIATLEDCATMRDSSNPRQNWNDVTCFLNYFRICEMVGINPLNKGKSL; encoded by the exons AGGATGCTTCTCTTCCCAAATGTTCTTATGGACTGTTGCTGGGATCCCCATCCTATTTCTCAGTGCCTGTTTCATCACCAGATGTGTTG TGACATATCGCATCTTTCAAACCTGTGATGAGAAAAAGTTTCAGCTACCTGAGAATTTCACAGAGCTCTCCTGCTACAATTATGGATCAGGTATAATAGTCCCAAAG GAATTCCTTTCCTACAAGAAACCTAAAATGAGAGAGTTTTTTATTGGACTGTCAGACCAGGTTGTCGAGGGTCAGTGGCAATGGGTGGACGGCACACCTTTGACAAAGTCTCTGAG CTTCTGGGATGTAGGGGAGCCCAACAACATAGCTACCCTGGAGGACTGTGCCACCATGAGAGACTCTTCAAACCCAAGGCAAAATTGGAATGATGTAACCTGTTTCCTCAATTATTTTCGGATTTGTGAAATGGTAGGAATAAATCCTTTGAACAAAGGAAAATCTCTTTAA
- the CLEC4E gene encoding C-type lectin domain family 4 member E isoform X2, with protein sequence MNSSKSSESQCTERGCFSSQMFLWTVAGIPILFLSACFITRCVVTYRIFQTCDEKKFQLPENFTELSCYNYGSGSVKNCCPLNWEYFQSSCYFFSTDTISWALSLKNCSAMGAHLVVINSQEEQEFLSYKKPKMREFFIGLSDQVVEGQWQWVDGTPLTKSLSFWDVGEPNNIATLEDCATMRDSSNPRQNWNDVTCFLNYFRICEMVGINPLNKGKSL encoded by the exons AGGATGCTTCTCTTCCCAAATGTTCTTATGGACTGTTGCTGGGATCCCCATCCTATTTCTCAGTGCCTGTTTCATCACCAGATGTGTTG TGACATATCGCATCTTTCAAACCTGTGATGAGAAAAAGTTTCAGCTACCTGAGAATTTCACAGAGCTCTCCTGCTACAATTATGGATCAG GTTCAGTCAAGAATTGTTGTCCATTGAACTGGGAATATTTTCAATCCAGCTGCTACTTCTTTTCTACTGACACCATTTCCTGGGCGTTAAGTTTAAAGAACTGCTCAGCCATGGGGGCTCACCTGGTGGTTATCAACTCACAGGAGGAGCAG GAATTCCTTTCCTACAAGAAACCTAAAATGAGAGAGTTTTTTATTGGACTGTCAGACCAGGTTGTCGAGGGTCAGTGGCAATGGGTGGACGGCACACCTTTGACAAAGTCTCTGAG CTTCTGGGATGTAGGGGAGCCCAACAACATAGCTACCCTGGAGGACTGTGCCACCATGAGAGACTCTTCAAACCCAAGGCAAAATTGGAATGATGTAACCTGTTTCCTCAATTATTTTCGGATTTGTGAAATGGTAGGAATAAATCCTTTGAACAAAGGAAAATCTCTTTAA